The Brachyhypopomus gauderio isolate BG-103 chromosome 7, BGAUD_0.2, whole genome shotgun sequence genome has a window encoding:
- the crhb gene encoding corticotropin releasing hormone b — protein MKLNFLITTVVLLLAFLPRYECRAIDVSNQQVPELDPPQQAQPVLARLGEEYFIRLGNRNQNSPRASSDMHLDSSLAVFKRALQLQLTQRLLEGKVGNVGRFVSYAQQPDGATDRERRSEEPPISLDLTFHLLREVLEMARAEQLAQQAHSNRKMMEIFGK, from the coding sequence ATGAAGCTCAATTTTCTTATCACGACCGTGGTTCTGCTCCTTGCCTTTCTGCCACGATATGAATGTAGAGCTATCGATGTCTCGAACCAGCAGGTCCCGGAACTGGACCCACCGCAGCAGGCGCAGCCGGTCTTAGCCAGACTGGGAGAGGAGTACTTCATCCGACTGGGTAACAGAAATCAGAACAGCCCCCGTGCTTCATCTGACATGCACCTCGATTCATCCCTGGCGGTGTTCAAACGGGCACTTCAGCTGCAGCTAACGCAGCGTTTGTTGGAGGGCAAAGTTGGCAACGTCGGCCGCTTCGTCAGTTACGCGCAGCAGCCCGACGGTGCGACCGACAGGGAGCGGCGCTCCGAGGAACCGCCGATTTCTTTGGACCTGACCTTCCACCTGCTTCGAGAAGTTCTGGAAATGGCTCGGGCCGAACAATTAGCCCAGCAAGCTCATAGTAACAGAAAAATGATGGAAATCTTTGGGAAGTAA
- the trim55b gene encoding tripartite motif-containing protein 55b isoform X1 — MDNLEKQLICPICLEIFTKPVVILPCQHNLCRKCANDIFQASNPYLPTRGGTVTSGGRFRCPSCRHEVLLDRHGVYGLQRNLLVENIIDMYKQESSSSRPTLERKADQPMCEVHQDEKINIYCLTCAVPTCSMCKVFGSHKDCEVSPLKSVYQLQKTELTDGIAMMVGNNDRIQGIISQLQETCRAIEVNSRKQKSQVCEKFDHLYAILEDRKQEMSGRVTAEQEEKLGYIRGLKRKYEDHIECMTKIVESGIQTMQDPELAVFLQSAKCLLQKIDEASSTSHLEKVERGYENMDHFAVNFKKEGRALHAIDFARDEVEEQEDGGVVEARVEDHREHAALGEAVVGSPPFQPTPISQPQVEHGVHNTT, encoded by the exons ATGGATAATTTGGAGAAACAACTCATTTGCCCCATATGCTTAGAAATATTTACCAAACCAGTAGTGATTCTTCCGTGTCAACACAACCTTTGCAGGAAATGTGCAAACGACATATTTCAG GCTTCTAATCCATACCTTCCCACCAGAGGAGGCACGGTGACTTCAGGTGGCCGTTTCAGATGTCCCTCCTGCAGACACGAGGTGCTACTGGATCGTCATGGAGTCTATGGGCTGCAAAGGAATCTTTTGGTGGAAAATATCATCGACATGTACAAACAGGAGTCAAGCAG CAGCAGACCTACTCTGGAGAGAAAAGCTGACCAGCCCATGTGTGAGGTGCATCAAGATGAGAAGATCAACATCTACTGCTTGACATGCGCAGTTCCAACTTGTTCCATGTGCAAGGTGTTCGGCTCTCACAAGGACTGTGAGGTGTCACCCCTCAAAAGTGTTTACCAACTCCAAAAG ACAGAGCTGACGGACGGTATAGCGATGATGGTGGGCAACAATGACAGAATCCAGGGCATCATCAGTCAGCTGCAGGAGACCTGCCGGGCTATAGAG GTGAACAGCAGGAAGCAAAAATCCCAGGTGTGTGAAAAGTTTGACCATCTGTACGCTATCCTGGAGGACAGAAAGCAGGAGATGAGTGGGAGAGTGACAGCCGAGCAGGAGGAGAAACTTGGATATATCCGTGGACTCAAGAGGAAGTACGAAGATCACATCGAGTGCATGACCAAGATTGTGGAGTCAGGGATCCAAACCATGCAGGACCCTGAGCTGGCTGTTTTTCTCCAG AGTGCCAAGTGCCTGTTACAAAA GATTGATGAGGCCTCCAGTACATCCCATTTGGAGAAAGTGGAGCGTGGCTATGAGAACATGGATCATTTTGCTGTTAATTTTAAAAAGGAGGGAAGGGCCCTGCATGCTATAGACTTTGCCAGAG ATGAGGTGGAGGAACAGGaagatggaggtgtggtggaagCACGGGTGGAAGACCACAGAGAACATGCTGCACTGGGAGAAGCCGTGGTGGGGTCACCACCCTTCCAACCCACTCCTATATCCCAGCCTCAAGTAGAGCATGgcgtacacaacaccacctag
- the trim55b gene encoding tripartite motif-containing protein 55b isoform X2 — translation MDNLEKQLICPICLEIFTKPVVILPCQHNLCRKCANDIFQASNPYLPTRGGTVTSGGRFRCPSCRHEVLLDRHGVYGLQRNLLVENIIDMYKQESSSRPTLERKADQPMCEVHQDEKINIYCLTCAVPTCSMCKVFGSHKDCEVSPLKSVYQLQKTELTDGIAMMVGNNDRIQGIISQLQETCRAIEVNSRKQKSQVCEKFDHLYAILEDRKQEMSGRVTAEQEEKLGYIRGLKRKYEDHIECMTKIVESGIQTMQDPELAVFLQSAKCLLQKIDEASSTSHLEKVERGYENMDHFAVNFKKEGRALHAIDFARDEVEEQEDGGVVEARVEDHREHAALGEAVVGSPPFQPTPISQPQVEHGVHNTT, via the exons ATGGATAATTTGGAGAAACAACTCATTTGCCCCATATGCTTAGAAATATTTACCAAACCAGTAGTGATTCTTCCGTGTCAACACAACCTTTGCAGGAAATGTGCAAACGACATATTTCAG GCTTCTAATCCATACCTTCCCACCAGAGGAGGCACGGTGACTTCAGGTGGCCGTTTCAGATGTCCCTCCTGCAGACACGAGGTGCTACTGGATCGTCATGGAGTCTATGGGCTGCAAAGGAATCTTTTGGTGGAAAATATCATCGACATGTACAAACAGGAGTCAAGCAG CAGACCTACTCTGGAGAGAAAAGCTGACCAGCCCATGTGTGAGGTGCATCAAGATGAGAAGATCAACATCTACTGCTTGACATGCGCAGTTCCAACTTGTTCCATGTGCAAGGTGTTCGGCTCTCACAAGGACTGTGAGGTGTCACCCCTCAAAAGTGTTTACCAACTCCAAAAG ACAGAGCTGACGGACGGTATAGCGATGATGGTGGGCAACAATGACAGAATCCAGGGCATCATCAGTCAGCTGCAGGAGACCTGCCGGGCTATAGAG GTGAACAGCAGGAAGCAAAAATCCCAGGTGTGTGAAAAGTTTGACCATCTGTACGCTATCCTGGAGGACAGAAAGCAGGAGATGAGTGGGAGAGTGACAGCCGAGCAGGAGGAGAAACTTGGATATATCCGTGGACTCAAGAGGAAGTACGAAGATCACATCGAGTGCATGACCAAGATTGTGGAGTCAGGGATCCAAACCATGCAGGACCCTGAGCTGGCTGTTTTTCTCCAG AGTGCCAAGTGCCTGTTACAAAA GATTGATGAGGCCTCCAGTACATCCCATTTGGAGAAAGTGGAGCGTGGCTATGAGAACATGGATCATTTTGCTGTTAATTTTAAAAAGGAGGGAAGGGCCCTGCATGCTATAGACTTTGCCAGAG ATGAGGTGGAGGAACAGGaagatggaggtgtggtggaagCACGGGTGGAAGACCACAGAGAACATGCTGCACTGGGAGAAGCCGTGGTGGGGTCACCACCCTTCCAACCCACTCCTATATCCCAGCCTCAAGTAGAGCATGgcgtacacaacaccacctag